A stretch of Gorilla gorilla gorilla isolate KB3781 chromosome 9, NHGRI_mGorGor1-v2.1_pri, whole genome shotgun sequence DNA encodes these proteins:
- the THY1 gene encoding thy-1 membrane glycoprotein: MNLAISIALLLTVLQVSRGQKVTSLTACLVDQSLRLDCRHENTSSSPIQYEFSLTRETKKHVLFGTVGVPEHTYRSRTNFTSKYNMKVLYLSAFTSKDEGTYTCALHHSGHSPPISSQNVTVLRDKLVKCEGISLLAQNTSWLLLLLLSLSLLQATDFMSL, from the exons ATGAACCTGGCCATCAGCATCGCTCTCCTGCTAACAG TCTTGCAGGTCTCCCGGGGGCAGAAGGTGACCAGCCTAACGGCCTGCCTAGTGGACCAGAGCCTTCGTCTGGACTGCCGCCATGAGAATACCAGCAGTTCACCCATCCAGTACGAGTTCAGCCTGACCCGTGAGACAAAGAAGCACGTGCTCTTTGGCACTGTGGGGGTGCCTGAGCACACATACCGCTCCCGAACCAACTTCACCAGCAAATACAACATGAAGGTCCTCTACTTATCCGCCTTCACTAGCAAGGACGAGGGCACCTACACGTGCGCACTCCACCACTCTGGCCATTCCCCACCCATCTCCTCCCAGAACGTCACAGTGCTCAGAG ACAAACTGGTCAAGTGTGAGGGCATCAGCCTGCTGGCTCAGAACACCTcgtggctgctgctgctcctgctctccctctccctcctccaggccACGGATTTCATGTCCCTGTGA